A stretch of Ipomoea triloba cultivar NCNSP0323 chromosome 11, ASM357664v1 DNA encodes these proteins:
- the LOC115997276 gene encoding eEF1A lysine and N-terminal methyltransferase, producing MSLDPATFETIVPSRHITFTLPNPLLHLNHFNASLLRVAVLDSPTAAGPAMIAAMLVPLYRESDWTFSTEPGHLQLLLSFPHLSRLVLIGNSPDSPLPTSYKPPLPANAVSETSVIEESLMPLLIALSPKEAFHRTGGGLPQIPFLSYEDEVIRSVVLEICVGDRVGEMLVEDVGLEMTNGDREFRRRLRFKRMPNLIQTQIRIHPDSLDFQELGTVELRLDNGILVHPYLTPMVAGLSVIASYLDNQIQSGFRPKALCLGVGGGALLSFLNAQLGFEVLGIEEDEAVLRIARKYFGLKDSESMHLCVGDGIQMIEKLGLGVPNGIDARTDDILDNVNGKFDAIMVDLDSSDAQMGTSAPPPEFVQKSILFAAKTLLSEHGVLIINVIPSCKRFYETLTDAFQDVFEELYEIDVADKENFVVIATVSQIQRVSGDAGNIFLSKLKSVISGSSYIDSIRVFSSATAAIDGG from the coding sequence ATGTCGCTCGACCCAGCAACATTCGAAACCATAGTTCCTTCTCGCCACATCACCTTCACACTCCCCAACCCTCTCCTCCACCTTAACCACTTCAACGCCTCTCTCCTCCGCGTAGCCGTCCTCGACTCACCCACCGCCGCCGGACCCGCCATGATCGCCGCCATGTTGGTCCCTCTCTACCGCGAATCCGACTGGACCTTCTCCACGGAGCCCGGTCACCTCCAGCTCCTCCTCAGCTTCCCACACCTCTCCCGCCTTGTCCTTATTGGCAACTCCCCGGATTCCCCACTGCCCACTTCCTATAAGCCCCCATTGCCTGCAAATGCTGTTTCCGAGACATCGGTGATCGAAGAGAGCTTGATGCCTCTGCTGATCGCGTTGAGTCCCaaagaggcatttcatcgaacaggCGGTGGGCTCCCTCAAATCCCTTTCCTCAGCTACGAAGATGAAGTGATCCGTAGCGTTGTATTGGAGATATGTGTTGGGGATCGTGTTGGTGAAATGCTGGTGGAAGATGTGGGGCTGGAAATGACGAATGGAGATAGAGAGTTCCGGAGGAGGTTGAGATTTAAGAGAATGCCGAATTTAATCCAAACCCAGATAAGAATTCACCCTGATTCACTGGATTTTCAGGAGTTAGGGACGGTGGAATTAAGACTGGATAATGGGATATTGGTTCATCCTTATTTGACCCCAATGGTTGCTGGGCTATCAGTGATTGCTTCTTATTTAGACAATCAAATACAGAGCGGGTTTAGGCCAAAAGCCTTGTGCTTGGGAGTTGGAGGAGGGGCATTACTCAGTTTCTTGAATGCCCAGTTGGGTTTTGAAGTTTTGGGCATTGAGGAGGATGAGGCTGTGCTGAGAATTGCAAGAAAATACTTTGGCTTGAAAGACAGTGAATCAATGCATTTATGTGTAGGAGATGGAATACAGATGATTGAAAAACTAGGCCTTGGGGTTCCAAATGGAATTGATGCAAGAACTGATGATATTCTTGACAATGTAAATGGCAAATTTGATGCCATTATGGTTGATCTGGACTCAAGTGATGCTCAAATGGGAACAAGTGCCCCCCCGCCAGAGTTTGTTCAGAAATCCATCCTGTTCGCAGCTAAGACGCTTCTTAGTGAGCATGGTGTTCTGATTATTAATGTCATTCCTTCATGCAAGAGATTCTATGAAACACTAACAGATGCGTTCCAAGATGTTTTCGAGGAGTTATACGAAATAGATGTTGCAGATAAGGAGAACTTTGTTGTTATTGCAACCGTATCACAGATTCAGAGAGTTTCTGGTGATGCTGGCAACATTTTCCTAAGCAAGTTGAAGTCTGTAATATCAGGATCTTCTTACATAGATTCTATCAGGGTATTCTCAAGTGCTACTGCTGCCATTGATGGTGGCTGA
- the LOC115996224 gene encoding 40S ribosomal protein S19-2, translating to METARTVKDVSPHDFVKAYASHLKRSGKMELPEWTDIVKTGRLKELAPYDPDWYYIRAASMARKIYLRGGIGVGGFQRIYGGSKRNGSCPPHFCKSSGAVARHILQQLHGMNIIDFDPKGGRRITSNGQRDLDQVAGRIALAH from the exons ATGGAGACGGCTAGAACTGTCAAGGACGTTTCGCCTCATGACTTCGTCAAAGCTTACGCTTCTCACCTCAAACGCTCCGGCAAG ATGGAGCTTCCTGAATGGACTGACATTGTCAAAACAGGAAGGCTCAAAGAGCTCGCACCATATGACCCTGACTGGTACTACATCAGAGCTG CTTCTATGGCAAGGAAGATTTACCTCAGAGGAGGTATTGGCGTCGGCGGTTTTCAGAGAATTTATGGTGGCAGCAAGAGGAATGGAAGCTGTCCACCCCACTTCTGCAAGAGTAGTGGTGCTGTTGCACGTCACATACTCCAGCAATTGCACGGAATGAACATCATTGATTTTGACCCAAAGGG CGGAAGGAGAATCACATCTAATGGCCAGCGAGATCTTGACCAAGTTGCTGGGAGAATTGCCCTTGCTCATTAG
- the LOC115995616 gene encoding UDP-glucose 6-dehydrogenase 1-like, producing MVKICCIGAGYVGGPTMAVIALKCPSIEVAVVDISVSRINAWNSDELPIYEPGLDEVVKQCRGKNLFFSTDVEKHVSEADIIFVSVNTPTKTRGLGAGKAADLTYWESAARMIADVSKSDKIVVEKSTVPVKTAEAIEKILSHNSKGIKYEILSNPEFLAEGTAIEDLFKPDRVLIGGRDTPGGQKAIHALRDVYAHWVPQDRIICTNLWSAELSKLAANAFLAQRISSVNAMSALCEATGANVTQVSHAVGRDTRIGPKFLNASVGFGGSCFQKDILNLVYICECNGLTEVANYWKQVIKVNDYQKSRFVNRVVSSMFNTVSGKKIAILGFAFKKDTGDTRETPAIDVCKGLLGDKANLSIYDPQVTMDQIQKDLSMNKFDWDHPIHLQPMSPTTVKQVSVAWDAYEAAKDAHGLCILTEWDEFRALDYQKIFNSMQKPAFVFDGRNIVDVQKLREIGFIVYSIGKPLDSWLKDMPAMA from the coding sequence ATGGTGAAGATCTGTTGTATTGGGGCGGGATATGTCGGGGGTCCAACGATGGCTGTGATTGCCCTGAAGTGCCCCTCGATCGAAGTGGCTGTTGTTGATATCTCTGTGTCACGCATCAATGCGTGGAACAGCGACGAGCTCCCGATTTATGAGCCAGGTCTTGATGAAGTGGTGAAGCAGTGCAGAGGGAAGAACCTTTTCTTCAGCACTGATGTTGAGAAACATGTCTCAGAAGCAGACATAATCTTTGTTTCTGTCAACACCCCGACCAAGACTCGAGGCCTTGGGGCGGGCAAGGCTGCTGATCTTACCTACTGGGAGAGCGCTGCTCGAATGATAGCGGATGTGTCCAAGTCCGACAAGATTGTTGTGGAGAAATCAACTGTCCCGGTGAAGACAGCCGAGGCAATTGAGAAGATCCTGTCCCATAACAGCAAGGGAATCAAGTACGAAATCCTCTCGAACCCGGAGTTCCTAGCTGAGGGGACTGCAATCGAGGACCTTTTCAAGCCCGACCGTGTGCTTATTGGAGGGCGGGACACCCCTGGGGGGCAGAAGGCGATCCACGCCCTCCGGGACGTTTATGCTCATTGGGTTCCACAAGACAGAATCATCTGTACTAATCTGTGGTCAGCAGAGCTGTCGAAGCTCGCTGCTAATGCCTTCTTAGCTCAGAGGATTTCGTCTGTGAACGCGATGTCAGCCCTGTGTGAGGCCACGGGGGCTAACGTCACACAGGTCTCCCACGCTGTCGGGAGGGACACCCGAATCGGGCCAAAATTCCTAAATGCCAGTGTAGGTTTTGGAGGGTCTTGCTTCCAGAAGGACATTCTAAACCTGGTTTACATCTGTGAGTGCAATGGTCTGACAGAAGTTGCAAACTACTGGAAACAAGTGATTAAGGTGAATGACTACCAGAAGAGCAGGTTCGTGAACCGCGTCGTGTCCTCCATGTTCAACACGGTCTCTGGCAAGAAGATTGCAATTCTCGGCTTCGCTTTCAAGAAAGACACGGGCGACACGAGGGAAACCCCCGCCATCGATGTCTGCAAGGGGCTCCTAGGAGACAAAGCCAATCTCAGCATCTATGACCCACAGGTAACTATGGACCAGATTCAGAAAGACCTGTCGATGAACAAGTTCGATTGGGACCACCCGATTCACCTGCAGCCAATGAGCCCCACCACCGTGAAGCAAGTGAGCGTAGCGTGGGACGCTTACGAGGCAGCTAAGGACGCTCACGGGCTCTGCATTCTCACCGAGTGGGACGAGTTCAGAGCGCTCGATTACCAGAAAATCTTCAACAGCATGCAGAAGCCAGCGTTCGTGTTCGATGGGAGGAACATTGTGGATGTGCAGAAGCTGAGAGAAATTGGGTTCATAGTTTACAGCATTGGCAAGCCTTTGGATTCATGGCTCAAGGACATGCCTGCTATGGCATAA